The following coding sequences are from one candidate division WOR-3 bacterium window:
- a CDS encoding tetratricopeptide repeat protein yields MFEFILGKDINKILEKSRSFEDQGENKKALSLLERESRNQEDYNLYLELGRIQAKMNIPGATKSLTMAHMLSPENIINTISRAEDGFFLGDRLPEVGLFIGSLYLEQGDYDKAKDFLKETPKDLLVKEIEAKKQILKNFPQGTANLKKRSSLLFSIASLTLYYDRDSSMKLFEDLVSEFPDKSDTVISQLAWMAKSEYRSPTSHIYLGKFQLTAGKDREGLESFQRALQIDTSCAESIIELMSSRKDLSLNSMDFLFNLYISTNNQDKALELVNKSNLPKETEAKYLKSMLQTDKKNIKARLQYIEQLIAEKKFSEASTELEFFSDKSEYIDWVSEKLDILMQSPDENIYNLCLDVYVKKGDFDKAVDIIEKLLKNYPESADRSESLLIEVIEQNIENHRAIYLLGKINASRGNLDTAIVISDYLVFSGIRENTAYSFEICSGLMERFLDNLKLNVSFVLSSVFDRIEQAVKKAQEMLERDEKSSIELLIKLDVLTEIYPEVSPNVSQVVDVFTRNIQRDDISMVAQILASIKAEKPENALKFIQMLGREHKELQQLANELLKMVSEKFPKNKEVLKSNIIILLKKKNLETALNKLRDLMDYPKEDPWTLDLFKKLKKVYPDNYQVLFGYLDFLLKRKLFSQLDQEMEKIPEKLPLEDKSYFNIIKGQASIETGNYKNGLNYISNSLDLSSKHVNQAIELLEKVSKVSQDPKTLYILSKAYSKTENYEKSSGLLYDLYSNSYISPDKVIKVFQSQLQQAPTDANLRFYLGKILSSEGELDKASTEFQLSVSYDESYAQKSLEEMEKIISNSDSEKNLNIMVEISDKCQKYDALYSTIKKILSRNPSNNLIAEFAKKKISTTDQPKAIYRLIWSEISLRNDRFDEAKNSLVRIKPENPQEREILARQMEEIIENGFLDPNIFFKHAEILVSIENNEKAVESFSRAFELNPNLGEDILPYIKDSSNLGAAILKCFIMHEKKNYEEAASMLNDIKDDLSENQIKEVLYRFSKLAPSKNNFDLQMILLKLMLKNNLSNQVYKKLDSIIESELTSSQKQLALQDSLDFIVSFDKKKSVKFLNTYRKIIGEEQFFVWANDKRLEEIQRAKTNKDHLHLVKLIRASGYPEKALELLKNDNTEEALYEKCLCYYSLGNYPLAIYLVKKNWTNLKKNTDHKFTKLLISCHLQMSDYMSAFYLFNSFSNQFSEEFKKVYGEFAGKILSDNPPVILSKIRKKECLFDEKTIQKAIEGT; encoded by the coding sequence ATGTTCGAATTCATATTGGGAAAAGACATAAACAAAATACTTGAAAAATCTCGAAGCTTCGAGGATCAAGGAGAAAACAAGAAAGCGCTCAGCCTTCTCGAAAGAGAATCCCGGAATCAGGAAGATTACAATTTATACCTCGAATTGGGAAGAATTCAAGCGAAGATGAACATACCCGGCGCCACCAAAAGCCTGACCATGGCGCACATGCTCTCTCCGGAAAACATAATCAACACAATTTCCAGAGCCGAGGACGGTTTTTTCTTGGGCGACAGACTTCCCGAGGTCGGTCTTTTCATAGGCTCTTTGTACCTGGAACAAGGCGACTACGACAAGGCGAAGGATTTTCTCAAAGAGACGCCCAAGGATTTGCTTGTCAAAGAGATAGAGGCTAAAAAACAGATATTGAAAAATTTTCCACAGGGGACCGCGAATTTAAAAAAGAGGTCTTCTCTGCTTTTCTCTATAGCCTCTTTGACCCTTTATTACGACAGGGATTCCTCGATGAAGCTTTTCGAAGACTTGGTCTCAGAATTCCCCGACAAGTCGGACACTGTCATCAGCCAATTAGCTTGGATGGCAAAAAGTGAATACCGTTCACCCACCTCACACATTTACTTGGGTAAATTTCAGCTTACCGCGGGAAAAGACAGAGAAGGGTTGGAATCATTCCAAAGAGCCCTCCAGATAGATACGAGCTGCGCCGAATCTATAATAGAACTGATGTCTTCAAGAAAAGACCTGAGTTTGAACAGCATGGATTTTCTTTTCAACCTCTACATATCGACCAACAACCAAGACAAGGCATTGGAGCTCGTAAACAAATCAAACCTGCCTAAAGAAACCGAAGCTAAATACCTAAAATCCATGCTACAGACAGACAAGAAAAACATAAAAGCAAGACTTCAGTATATAGAGCAACTGATCGCGGAGAAAAAATTTTCCGAAGCCTCGACTGAACTGGAGTTCTTTTCCGACAAAAGTGAATACATTGACTGGGTTTCCGAAAAGCTCGACATCTTGATGCAGTCTCCTGATGAAAACATATACAATCTTTGCCTTGACGTATACGTAAAAAAAGGGGATTTCGACAAGGCGGTCGATATAATTGAAAAACTTCTAAAAAATTACCCTGAGTCCGCCGACCGTTCAGAATCTTTGCTGATAGAAGTAATCGAACAGAACATCGAGAATCACAGGGCTATTTACCTCCTGGGAAAAATCAACGCCAGCAGAGGAAACCTCGACACAGCCATTGTAATTTCAGACTACCTCGTTTTTTCAGGGATAAGGGAAAACACGGCTTATTCATTCGAGATCTGTTCTGGTCTCATGGAAAGGTTTTTGGATAACCTTAAATTAAACGTCTCTTTCGTACTCTCATCGGTTTTTGACAGAATTGAACAAGCTGTAAAAAAAGCCCAGGAAATGCTCGAAAGGGATGAAAAAAGCAGCATAGAACTCTTGATTAAACTGGACGTGCTGACGGAGATATACCCTGAAGTCAGCCCTAATGTTTCTCAGGTAGTCGATGTTTTCACGAGAAATATACAAAGAGATGATATTTCCATGGTGGCGCAGATTCTGGCTTCTATAAAAGCGGAAAAACCCGAAAATGCTCTGAAATTTATACAGATGTTGGGAAGAGAACATAAAGAATTACAGCAATTGGCAAATGAATTGTTGAAAATGGTCTCTGAAAAATTTCCAAAAAATAAAGAGGTTTTAAAAAGCAATATTATAATATTGCTGAAGAAGAAAAATCTTGAAACAGCCCTGAACAAACTGCGCGATTTAATGGACTATCCCAAAGAAGATCCGTGGACTCTCGACCTGTTTAAAAAACTTAAAAAAGTCTACCCTGACAACTACCAGGTTTTGTTCGGGTACCTCGACTTTCTGCTGAAGAGGAAGCTTTTCTCTCAACTCGACCAGGAAATGGAAAAGATCCCAGAAAAACTCCCGCTCGAGGATAAATCTTACTTCAATATAATTAAAGGGCAAGCTTCAATCGAAACAGGAAATTATAAAAACGGTTTAAACTATATTTCCAACAGCCTTGATTTGTCCTCCAAACACGTGAACCAAGCGATTGAATTGCTAGAAAAGGTAAGCAAAGTTTCTCAGGACCCAAAAACTCTCTATATTCTTTCAAAAGCCTACTCAAAAACTGAAAACTACGAGAAATCCTCAGGTCTTTTGTACGACCTCTATTCGAACTCATATATCTCACCCGACAAAGTAATAAAAGTATTTCAATCCCAGCTGCAACAAGCCCCCACTGACGCTAACCTCAGGTTTTACTTGGGGAAAATACTTTCTTCTGAAGGGGAACTCGACAAAGCATCAACTGAGTTTCAACTCAGCGTTTCATACGACGAATCATACGCCCAGAAATCTCTTGAAGAAATGGAAAAGATAATTTCCAACAGCGACTCGGAAAAAAACCTGAACATAATGGTAGAAATCTCAGATAAATGTCAGAAATACGATGCTTTGTATTCGACGATAAAAAAAATACTCTCCCGCAATCCTTCGAATAATTTAATCGCAGAGTTTGCAAAAAAGAAGATCTCCACCACCGATCAACCCAAAGCAATTTATCGACTGATATGGTCGGAAATATCACTCAGAAATGATCGCTTCGACGAAGCGAAAAATTCTTTGGTCAGGATTAAACCTGAAAACCCTCAAGAAAGGGAAATCTTGGCCCGGCAAATGGAAGAAATTATAGAAAACGGATTTTTAGATCCGAACATTTTTTTCAAGCACGCGGAAATTCTGGTTTCAATTGAAAACAACGAAAAAGCCGTAGAATCATTTTCAAGGGCTTTCGAACTCAACCCAAACCTCGGCGAGGATATTCTGCCTTACATAAAAGATTCTTCAAACCTCGGAGCGGCAATTTTAAAATGCTTTATAATGCATGAGAAGAAAAACTACGAAGAGGCGGCTTCCATGCTCAACGACATCAAAGATGATCTATCGGAAAACCAGATAAAAGAGGTTCTTTACAGGTTCTCGAAACTTGCGCCCTCGAAAAATAATTTCGATCTTCAGATGATTCTTCTGAAACTTATGCTTAAAAACAATCTGTCAAACCAAGTTTACAAAAAATTAGATTCTATAATCGAATCAGAACTCACTTCCTCTCAAAAACAACTCGCTCTTCAAGATTCTTTGGATTTCATTGTGTCGTTTGACAAGAAAAAATCCGTCAAATTTCTTAACACATACAGGAAAATAATCGGAGAAGAACAATTTTTCGTTTGGGCTAACGACAAAAGACTCGAAGAAATCCAAAGAGCAAAGACAAACAAAGACCATCTTCATCTGGTCAAGTTGATCAGAGCTTCAGGTTACCCTGAAAAAGCGTTGGAACTTCTTAAAAACGACAACACCGAGGAAGCGCTTTATGAAAAATGTCTTTGCTATTATTCCTTGGGTAATTATCCTCTTGCAATTTACCTTGTAAAAAAGAATTGGACAAACCTGAAAAAAAACACAGACCATAAATTCACCAAGCTCCTTATTTCATGTCACTTGCAAATGTCCGACTACATGAGCGCATTTTATCTTTTCAATTCCTTCTCAAACCAATTCAGCGAAGAATTCAAGAAAGTTTACGGAGAATTCGCAGGAAAAATTTTAAGCGACAATCCTCCTGTCATACTTTCAAAAATCAGGAAAAAAGAATGTTTATTTGACGAAAAAACAATCCAAAAAGCAATTGAGGGAACATGA
- a CDS encoding 4Fe-4S binding protein yields MRPYVNEADCIACGLCKDVCPADPKVFEIEDKAKVVHPEACTGCMECQNNCPVSCIEVK; encoded by the coding sequence ATGAGACCATACGTTAATGAAGCTGATTGTATTGCCTGTGGATTATGCAAAGATGTCTGCCCGGCCGATCCCAAAGTTTTTGAAATTGAAGATAAAGCAAAGGTCGTTCATCCTGAGGCTTGCACGGGTTGCATGGAATGCCAGAACAACTGCCCAGTCAGCTGCATTGAAGTAAAATAA
- a CDS encoding SLBB domain-containing protein produces MPSIILIAQMFFLCQLSDDVYLINPETYILHPRDRLQLVISGAQGFVQDLVVNGDGSMIVTVGSPGTIAEPSETPIPGETSMLTSDFATGMPLGVVYAEGKSLKIVEEEVRSLVKRYYTGVQVSLVIVRPRHFIILPTGAVARENLPLEVTPLTRVSHAVGNLILKPTASLMRIELRFLDGSVDTANYIEYLRTGDIQHDPTFREEGVNLYFPEIEKSVEVFGAINPYGTLALSRDYDTLELFQSLSAIHEIYEGETLKDLIEIAGGLLQNADASNITVKRDGMTHRIDGTERENLSSFILQDGDIIMIPEIRNSITVIGGVSNPGDYAYVPMKTAFEYVSIAGGVTDRGMLEKVSVYSYDGTHKGDGINILVERGDIVKVPEVTLKWWQDYSTLVGTLISIASLVILLSK; encoded by the coding sequence ATGCCCTCAATAATTCTTATAGCCCAGATGTTTTTTTTGTGTCAACTCAGCGATGATGTCTATTTAATAAACCCTGAAACTTACATCCTTCACCCGAGAGACAGACTGCAGCTGGTTATTTCGGGAGCGCAGGGTTTCGTCCAGGACCTCGTCGTAAACGGCGACGGCTCAATGATAGTCACCGTGGGTTCCCCCGGGACGATCGCTGAACCGTCTGAGACTCCAATCCCCGGCGAGACCAGCATGTTGACTTCGGATTTCGCGACAGGCATGCCTCTGGGTGTTGTATACGCAGAGGGCAAGTCTTTGAAGATCGTAGAAGAGGAAGTTCGAAGTCTTGTTAAGAGGTATTACACAGGCGTCCAAGTCAGCCTGGTGATAGTCAGACCAAGGCATTTCATAATATTGCCCACGGGCGCCGTGGCGAGAGAAAACCTGCCCTTGGAAGTTACTCCTCTGACAAGAGTTTCCCATGCAGTCGGAAATTTAATTTTAAAACCGACCGCTTCGCTTATGCGTATTGAACTAAGATTCCTCGACGGTTCAGTTGACACCGCAAATTACATAGAATATTTGAGAACGGGAGACATTCAACACGACCCGACTTTCAGGGAAGAAGGTGTCAACCTTTATTTTCCCGAGATTGAGAAGTCGGTTGAAGTTTTCGGCGCGATAAATCCCTACGGGACGTTGGCTTTATCCAGAGATTACGACACCCTCGAATTATTTCAGAGTCTGAGCGCTATACACGAAATATACGAAGGAGAGACTCTTAAAGATTTGATCGAGATAGCCGGAGGCCTTCTTCAAAATGCCGACGCGTCTAACATTACTGTCAAAAGAGACGGCATGACGCACAGAATAGACGGGACCGAACGTGAAAACCTGTCTTCTTTCATACTTCAGGACGGCGATATAATTATGATTCCGGAAATTAGAAATTCCATAACCGTAATCGGAGGGGTCAGTAATCCTGGAGACTATGCTTACGTTCCCATGAAAACCGCTTTTGAATACGTGAGCATCGCCGGCGGCGTCACGGACAGAGGCATGCTTGAAAAGGTCTCTGTGTATTCTTACGACGGAACACACAAAGGGGACGGCATCAACATTCTCGTCGAAAGAGGCGATATTGTGAAAGTTCCCGAGGTGACTTTAAAATGGTGGCAGGATTATTCCACTTTGGTTGGCACTCTGATTAGTATAGCATCTTTAGTCATACTTCTTTCAAAATAA
- a CDS encoding 6-phosphofructokinase, producing MAELVGKALVAQGGGPTAVINQTLAGIILGSKEYSHISRLYGAERGVRGIIEENFLDLSSVSFENIQKVARTPGAALKSTRDKPDSDYCLKIFDKFKKHDIRYFFYIGGNDSADTCRIINEHAKDNNYDLRVFHVPKTIDNDLLVNDHTPGYGSAAKFVAQAFAGIDRDNYSLEGVYIGIVMGRHAGFLTAASALAKKSEFDAPHLVFIPEYPFHTDKFLGKVEKVFSKYGRCVVAVSEGITDATGEPIINTLSKGEREVDSHGNVQLSGTGALGDMLSNIVRTELKIKRVRSDTFGYLQRSFLGCVSESDSTEARECGEMAVVYSSVTESDGSVTIRRKGEYEVEYDLTPLNEVAGKTKLMPKEFYDADQNNVTKSFMLYAKPLVGAFPDSVKLSARKIEI from the coding sequence ATGGCTGAACTCGTAGGAAAAGCTTTGGTGGCGCAGGGTGGAGGACCGACAGCCGTAATAAATCAAACACTCGCCGGAATAATTCTGGGGTCGAAAGAATATTCGCACATTTCTCGCCTCTACGGCGCCGAGAGGGGTGTAAGGGGCATTATCGAGGAAAATTTTTTAGACCTCTCCTCCGTGTCTTTTGAAAACATCCAAAAAGTCGCGAGAACTCCGGGAGCGGCCCTCAAGAGTACGAGGGATAAACCTGATAGCGATTACTGCCTTAAAATTTTCGATAAATTTAAAAAGCACGACATCAGATATTTTTTTTACATTGGGGGAAACGATTCTGCAGACACTTGCCGGATCATCAACGAACACGCGAAAGACAACAACTACGATCTCAGGGTGTTTCACGTCCCCAAGACAATAGACAACGACCTTTTGGTCAACGACCACACACCCGGATATGGCTCCGCTGCTAAGTTTGTCGCTCAAGCTTTCGCCGGCATCGACCGCGACAACTATTCGCTCGAAGGAGTCTACATAGGAATCGTCATGGGAAGGCACGCAGGTTTTCTTACGGCCGCTTCAGCCCTCGCTAAAAAATCGGAGTTTGACGCGCCTCATCTCGTGTTTATCCCCGAGTATCCATTTCATACGGATAAATTTCTCGGGAAAGTAGAAAAAGTGTTTTCCAAATACGGCAGATGCGTTGTCGCGGTGAGCGAAGGGATAACAGACGCAACCGGAGAGCCCATTATAAACACCCTTTCAAAAGGAGAAAGAGAAGTGGATTCTCACGGCAATGTTCAGCTCTCAGGCACTGGAGCGCTTGGCGATATGCTGTCAAATATTGTAAGGACTGAACTCAAAATAAAAAGAGTCCGGTCCGACACTTTCGGCTATCTCCAGAGGTCTTTTCTGGGTTGCGTCAGCGAAAGTGATTCGACAGAGGCGAGAGAATGCGGCGAGATGGCTGTCGTCTATTCGTCGGTCACGGAGTCCGACGGCTCGGTGACTATCCGCAGAAAAGGGGAGTACGAAGTGGAATACGACCTCACCCCGTTAAATGAAGTGGCGGGTAAGACAAAATTGATGCCTAAAGAATTCTACGACGCCGACCAAAACAACGTCACCAAATCTTTTATGCTTTATGCGAAACCTCTCGTGGGAGCCTTCCCGGATTCGGTGAAATTATCAGCCAGAAAAATTGAAATTTAA
- a CDS encoding phosphoenolpyruvate carboxykinase (ATP): MSNVIPENIEIIDNPDQEKFRELTLKYGPASIKTSYGNILKLTRNKARKAEYTYIIDEEKNAPLYSSKIISREKASEYIKKAQSYMQDQKKLIKIDRYVGLGERAVGVTWYFDLESSNIGGMQQVLTFERSDVEAAEKLGRPFEPTFILVFLAGCPAPGLPGDQAIIFDINKYITYVLGPDYFGESKKGMLRMLNEFVYQKGGLVLHAGAKIVKMKDREISVAIMGLSGTGKTTTTFSKQGEYSKPIQDDMISLWPDGTFSITENGCFAKTYGLKEETEPVIYRGTLSPKAWVENVYPDENGKFDFSKNLLEPKDVERLRDMLVNSGADYKNVDRYIKGEVKAEDIVNEYMTPADGWDFVVWTQNGRSIIPMSDIENAADFGELPPLKSLGILNRDEGKDAATPGIVLFSSPEQAAGYFMLGETSKTSAAGKERGKTRSPFTQPFFPRNYKLQAERFSVLAKKFDNLQSWMMNTGFIGGDSKDVENGKAVKVKIRHSSAMIEALFEDKISWKRDPDFGYLIPDIDNSLNSWITERVPVEILNPVVLFEKKGRIDEYRVWVEKMKSERRAFLEKFGLDNSIIESVCG, encoded by the coding sequence ATGTCAAACGTCATTCCAGAGAATATTGAAATCATTGACAATCCGGATCAGGAGAAATTCAGGGAGCTGACACTGAAGTATGGTCCCGCTTCGATAAAGACATCGTACGGAAACATCCTTAAATTGACGAGAAACAAAGCGAGGAAAGCTGAATACACCTATATAATCGACGAAGAAAAAAACGCGCCGCTCTACTCGAGCAAAATTATCTCTCGGGAGAAAGCTTCTGAATACATAAAAAAAGCCCAAAGCTACATGCAAGATCAGAAAAAATTGATAAAAATAGACAGGTATGTAGGTTTGGGAGAAAGGGCTGTCGGTGTGACATGGTATTTTGACCTTGAGTCCTCCAATATCGGTGGAATGCAGCAAGTTCTCACGTTTGAGCGTTCCGATGTCGAAGCCGCAGAAAAGCTCGGAAGACCTTTTGAACCGACTTTTATTCTCGTATTTCTCGCCGGATGTCCCGCCCCCGGGCTTCCTGGTGATCAAGCTATCATATTTGATATAAATAAATACATCACTTATGTTTTAGGGCCTGATTATTTCGGGGAAAGCAAAAAGGGCATGCTCAGAATGCTCAACGAGTTTGTCTACCAAAAAGGCGGGTTGGTTCTCCACGCCGGAGCAAAAATAGTAAAAATGAAAGATAGGGAAATTTCTGTGGCGATAATGGGACTTTCCGGCACCGGAAAGACCACGACGACTTTTTCAAAACAGGGAGAATACAGCAAACCTATTCAGGACGACATGATATCTCTTTGGCCGGACGGAACTTTCTCGATAACAGAAAACGGCTGTTTTGCCAAAACTTACGGATTGAAAGAGGAAACCGAACCGGTGATCTACAGAGGGACGCTGAGCCCGAAAGCTTGGGTGGAAAATGTGTATCCGGATGAAAACGGCAAGTTCGATTTTTCCAAAAACCTTCTCGAACCAAAAGATGTGGAAAGACTCAGGGATATGCTTGTAAATTCCGGGGCAGATTACAAAAACGTAGATAGATACATCAAAGGGGAAGTCAAAGCGGAAGATATAGTCAATGAATACATGACCCCTGCGGATGGTTGGGATTTTGTCGTGTGGACGCAAAACGGAAGGTCGATTATACCTATGAGCGACATTGAAAACGCCGCTGATTTCGGAGAATTGCCCCCTCTTAAATCTTTGGGCATACTCAACAGGGACGAGGGAAAGGACGCCGCGACCCCGGGAATAGTACTTTTTTCTTCTCCCGAACAAGCGGCGGGGTATTTCATGTTGGGAGAGACCTCCAAGACATCCGCCGCAGGAAAAGAAAGGGGTAAAACTAGATCGCCATTTACACAGCCTTTTTTCCCGAGAAACTATAAACTTCAAGCCGAGCGATTCAGTGTTTTGGCTAAAAAGTTTGACAACCTACAATCATGGATGATGAACACCGGATTTATCGGAGGCGATTCCAAGGATGTTGAAAACGGCAAAGCCGTCAAAGTTAAAATTCGTCATTCATCAGCGATGATAGAAGCTCTTTTCGAGGATAAAATTTCATGGAAAAGGGATCCGGATTTTGGTTATTTGATACCGGATATCGACAATTCGCTCAATTCATGGATTACAGAGAGGGTTCCTGTTGAGATACTGAACCCTGTTGTCCTCTTCGAAAAGAAGGGAAGAATCGATGAATACCGGGTGTGGGTCGAAAAAATGAAGAGCGAAAGAAGAGCATTTCTCGAGAAGTTCGGGCTTGACAATTCGATAATAGAATCTGTGTGCGGTTGA